In Nostoc sp. GT001, a genomic segment contains:
- a CDS encoding ABC transporter permease — protein MRKQTLEPRQKLVIKAGRIEQQYWQDIWKYRELFYFLAWRDILVRYKQTAIGLAWALLRPFLTTMVFTLVFGVLLKAPSAGAPYPIVVFSAMLPWQFFSNALSECSNSLISNSNLISKVYFPRLIVPTSAVIVSFVDFMISAIILLGFMAWYNFVPDWRILTLPLFIAIAFAAAMGSGLWLAALNVEYRDFQYIVPFIVQFGLYISPVGFSSSVVPEQWRLLYSLNPMVGVIDGFRWAILGKNFDIYLPGFLLSVALVILVLITGIYYFRRMERKFADII, from the coding sequence ATGAGAAAACAGACGCTCGAGCCTCGGCAGAAATTAGTGATTAAGGCAGGGCGAATCGAGCAGCAGTATTGGCAGGATATCTGGAAGTATCGAGAATTGTTTTACTTCCTGGCATGGCGAGACATCTTGGTGCGCTATAAGCAAACGGCGATCGGACTGGCTTGGGCATTACTGCGGCCTTTTTTGACAACGATGGTGTTTACGCTGGTATTTGGTGTTTTACTCAAGGCACCGTCGGCGGGTGCGCCTTACCCGATTGTGGTGTTTTCGGCGATGCTACCTTGGCAGTTCTTTTCCAATGCCTTGAGTGAGTGTAGTAATAGCTTAATTAGTAATTCTAATTTAATTTCTAAGGTTTATTTTCCGCGTTTGATTGTGCCAACGAGTGCGGTGATTGTGAGTTTTGTGGATTTTATGATTTCTGCGATCATCTTGTTGGGCTTTATGGCGTGGTATAACTTTGTACCAGATTGGCGGATTTTAACGCTGCCGTTGTTTATTGCGATCGCCTTTGCGGCAGCGATGGGGTCGGGATTATGGCTGGCAGCATTAAACGTAGAATATCGGGATTTCCAATATATTGTGCCGTTTATTGTGCAGTTTGGACTTTATATTTCACCAGTGGGTTTTAGTAGTAGCGTGGTGCCGGAACAGTGGCGACTACTTTACTCGTTAAATCCAATGGTAGGTGTGATTGATGGGTTCCGGTGGGCAATTTTGGGTAAAAATTTTGACATTTATTTACCAGGATTTCTCTTGTCGGTGGCGTTAGTGATATTAGTGCTGATTACCGGAATTTATTATTTTCGCCGGATGGAGCGCAAGTTTGCAGACATTATTTAA
- a CDS encoding glycosyltransferase, which translates to MNDLYPFRSVIQPVPDGEPRPLWSVMIPTYNCANYLRETLASVLSQDPGPEIMQIEVVDDHSTKDDPEAIVKELAGDRVSFYRQPENVGHVKNFTTCLQRSRGKLIHLLHGDDCVREGFYPKMQQTFDTQPEIGAAFCRHIFMDEKGHWRHFSEILQPQSGTIDNWLEKIIVKQYIQTPSIVVRRQVYEKLGSFDHRFCFYYEDWEMWVRIAAQYPVWYEVEPLAIYRLHSVSNTGQTVRTGKNIQEVRRGLEIVQSYLPAYLPQSTVDRLIDANKKHSAICALRTAQNMLMIGDLPAAIAQIKEAFKCSISPKVMAYFIYFTTQAGLKRSLSFYRS; encoded by the coding sequence ATGAATGACCTATACCCTTTTCGATCTGTTATTCAACCTGTGCCCGATGGAGAACCACGACCTTTATGGTCAGTGATGATTCCCACCTACAACTGTGCAAACTATCTGCGGGAAACATTAGCAAGTGTGTTATCACAAGACCCAGGACCAGAGATAATGCAAATAGAGGTGGTTGATGACCACTCCACCAAGGACGATCCTGAAGCTATTGTTAAAGAATTAGCAGGCGATCGCGTTAGTTTTTATCGCCAGCCAGAAAATGTTGGACATGTTAAGAACTTTACCACCTGTCTACAGCGATCGCGTGGCAAACTCATCCATCTTTTGCATGGTGACGATTGCGTTCGGGAAGGCTTTTATCCCAAGATGCAACAAACATTTGATACCCAGCCAGAAATAGGAGCCGCTTTCTGTCGTCACATCTTTATGGATGAGAAAGGGCACTGGCGACACTTTTCTGAGATATTACAACCTCAAAGCGGCACAATTGATAATTGGTTGGAAAAAATTATAGTCAAACAATATATTCAAACTCCCTCTATTGTCGTTCGCCGACAAGTATATGAAAAGTTAGGTAGTTTTGACCATCGGTTTTGTTTTTATTATGAAGACTGGGAAATGTGGGTGCGAATTGCCGCACAATACCCTGTATGGTACGAAGTTGAGCCACTAGCTATTTATCGGCTACATTCTGTATCTAATACTGGACAAACTGTGCGTACAGGCAAAAATATCCAAGAGGTACGCCGTGGGTTGGAAATTGTACAGTCTTATTTGCCTGCTTATCTGCCACAATCAACAGTCGATCGGCTGATCGATGCCAATAAAAAACACTCGGCAATCTGCGCTCTCAGAACAGCCCAAAATATGCTGATGATTGGCGATTTACCTGCTGCGATCGCACAAATTAAAGAGGCATTTAAATGCAGCATTTCACCAAAGGTTATGGCATATTTTATTTACTTTACTACTCAAGCTGGATTGAAACGTTCCCTGTCATTTTATCGAAGTTAA
- a CDS encoding ABC transporter ATP-binding protein has product MADTVIKVENLSKSYVLSHQQGGYRYKALRDVMADGAKSIAKTLNPFYHNAKRKTQNSNREEFWAIKDLSFEIKRGDRVGILGRNGAGKSTLLKLLSRITEPTHGSIEITGRVASLLEVGTGFHPELTGRENIYLNGAILGMERQQIKRKFDEIVDFAEIEKFLDTPVKRYSSGMYVRLAFSVAAHLEPDVLIVDEVLAVGDANFQKKCLGKMQEVSNDQARTVIFVSHNIEAIQRLCSKCLLLNKGQLISYENTNSVITQYLSSNSYSYQALPNEWINLSNVTRNGNGQARFIAAQYRSSKKDISFNAYSNGELEFLLNIESDSSRNIGSLAVVVYNHFGIKLVNADIVSLGQIISLQQGENIVQLNIEKLHLKSGNYVIGLWLSDSSFHTIFDYIESAFEIEVVELPSEEFGITCDGLVTCNFQVFSKPIADSNLNLKT; this is encoded by the coding sequence ATGGCAGATACGGTGATTAAGGTTGAAAACTTAAGTAAGAGCTATGTGTTGAGCCATCAGCAGGGGGGATATCGCTATAAGGCGTTGCGCGATGTCATGGCGGATGGGGCGAAATCGATCGCAAAGACTTTGAACCCTTTTTATCACAACGCAAAACGCAAAACACAAAACTCGAATCGTGAGGAATTTTGGGCAATCAAGGATCTGTCGTTTGAGATTAAGCGGGGCGATCGGGTTGGAATTCTTGGGCGGAATGGAGCGGGCAAATCGACATTACTGAAGCTTTTGAGCCGGATCACGGAACCTACTCATGGCAGTATTGAGATTACGGGGCGAGTGGCGAGTTTGCTAGAGGTGGGGACAGGTTTTCATCCTGAGTTGACAGGGCGGGAAAATATTTACCTCAATGGCGCGATTTTGGGCATGGAGCGGCAACAGATCAAACGCAAGTTTGATGAAATTGTTGATTTTGCAGAGATTGAAAAATTTTTAGATACGCCTGTTAAACGCTACTCTTCTGGGATGTATGTACGCCTCGCATTTTCGGTTGCAGCACATTTAGAGCCAGATGTTTTGATTGTGGATGAAGTTTTAGCAGTTGGAGATGCAAATTTTCAGAAAAAATGTCTTGGCAAAATGCAGGAAGTATCCAACGATCAAGCTCGAACAGTTATATTTGTAAGTCATAATATTGAAGCAATTCAACGGCTATGTTCTAAATGTTTGTTACTAAATAAGGGGCAGCTAATTAGTTACGAGAATACAAACAGCGTCATAACTCAATATTTATCTAGTAACTCTTATTCTTATCAAGCTTTACCCAACGAGTGGATAAACTTAAGTAATGTAACTCGCAATGGCAATGGACAAGCTCGTTTTATTGCTGCTCAATATAGGAGTTCAAAAAAAGATATTTCTTTTAATGCTTATTCCAATGGTGAACTTGAATTTCTACTGAATATTGAATCAGATTCTTCAAGAAATATTGGAAGTCTTGCAGTTGTTGTGTATAACCATTTTGGCATCAAGTTGGTAAATGCAGATATTGTATCACTTGGACAAATAATATCCCTTCAGCAGGGAGAAAATATAGTTCAATTAAACATTGAAAAACTACATTTAAAATCAGGTAATTATGTCATTGGTCTTTGGCTTTCCGATTCTTCATTTCATACTATCTTTGATTATATTGAGTCGGCATTTGAAATAGAGGTGGTTGAACTTCCATCCGAAGAGTTTGGTATAACATGTGACGGGTTAGTAACCTGTAACTTTCAAGTATTCTCAAAGCCAATCGCCGATTCAAATCTAAATTTAAAAACCTAG
- a CDS encoding glycosyltransferase family A protein: MVEQINNKPLVSCIIIFLNGIEKFFIEAIESIFAQTYDNWELSLADDGSTDESTAIALRYAQQHPDKVRYLEHEGHQNRGMSATRNLGIRHAKGEYIALLDADDIWLPQKLEKQVAILEAHPEAGMVYGSTLMWFSWTGNPEDAKRDRQRTLGVKPDTLLKPPTLLKLFLKGKAETPGTCSVLIRRKLVQDVGGFEESFRGMFEDQAFFAKVCVKASVFVESGCWDMYRQHPKSSCYVAQASAQYNPLKPNSTHLTFLTWLEKYLCEQGYQDTEILQALNKALWPYQHPRMFYLLQFFQDVAQSLTRRIKKL, translated from the coding sequence ATGGTTGAACAGATAAATAACAAACCGTTAGTTTCTTGCATCATCATCTTTTTGAACGGTATTGAAAAGTTCTTTATAGAAGCAATAGAAAGCATTTTCGCTCAAACCTATGACAATTGGGAACTTTCGTTAGCAGATGACGGCTCAACCGACGAGAGTACAGCTATTGCGTTGCGATATGCCCAACAACACCCTGACAAAGTGCGCTATTTGGAGCATGAAGGTCATCAAAATCGCGGTATGAGTGCAACGCGCAATCTGGGAATTCGCCATGCAAAAGGTGAATATATTGCTTTACTAGATGCAGATGATATCTGGTTGCCACAAAAACTGGAGAAGCAGGTAGCAATATTAGAAGCTCACCCCGAAGCAGGTATGGTTTATGGCTCCACTCTGATGTGGTTTAGCTGGACGGGTAATCCTGAAGATGCGAAGCGCGATCGCCAACGAACTCTGGGTGTAAAACCTGATACCCTACTAAAACCGCCAACACTGCTCAAGTTGTTTTTGAAAGGCAAAGCCGAAACACCAGGCACCTGTAGCGTCCTCATACGTCGCAAACTCGTTCAAGATGTCGGTGGCTTTGAGGAGTCCTTCCGAGGAATGTTTGAAGATCAAGCTTTCTTTGCCAAAGTCTGTGTCAAAGCATCTGTCTTTGTAGAAAGTGGCTGTTGGGATATGTATCGACAACACCCAAAAAGCTCCTGTTATGTTGCACAAGCTTCAGCACAATACAATCCACTCAAACCAAATTCTACCCACTTAACTTTCTTAACCTGGTTAGAGAAATATTTGTGCGAACAAGGATACCAGGATACTGAGATTTTGCAAGCTTTAAATAAAGCATTATGGCCTTATCAGCACCCACGAATGTTCTACTTGTTGCAATTTTTTCAAGATGTTGCTCAGTCTCTTACGAGGAGGATAAAAAAATTGTGA
- a CDS encoding SDR family oxidoreductase — MTTFHQSVLVTGVAGFIGRYVARYFSEQGWSVIGVDNSPPENAPLHNLTVYHRLKLPDPSLNNLLKEYSPKVCIHCAGRASVGLSIVEPDIDFQSNTALTFAILNALRINAPRCRFIFLSSAAIYGNPESLPIGETQRCNPISPYGFHKLQSEQLCLEFSKVYDLPTASVRIFSAYGPGLRRQVLWDICRQAIYQPLVKLQGTGKESRDFIHVLDIAKALLVVATSAPMQGETYNFASGREVTISELAEMVFKSLDYKGSVEFDGIVPVGTPINWQADVTKLGSLGITDFLSLERGVRVYANWSYAELLGI, encoded by the coding sequence ATGACTACTTTCCATCAATCAGTTTTAGTTACTGGAGTAGCGGGATTTATTGGTCGTTACGTTGCTCGGTATTTCTCAGAGCAAGGTTGGTCGGTAATAGGCGTTGATAATTCGCCTCCTGAAAATGCTCCCCTTCACAACTTAACAGTCTATCATCGTCTCAAATTACCCGACCCCTCTTTAAATAACTTATTAAAGGAATATTCTCCTAAAGTTTGCATTCATTGTGCAGGGCGTGCCTCTGTTGGCTTATCGATTGTAGAACCAGATATTGACTTTCAATCTAACACAGCTTTAACTTTTGCAATTTTAAATGCGTTGCGAATTAATGCGCCTAGATGTCGATTTATTTTTCTTTCTAGTGCAGCTATTTATGGAAATCCAGAGTCATTACCTATTGGAGAAACTCAACGCTGTAACCCCATTTCTCCGTATGGATTTCATAAGTTACAAAGTGAGCAACTATGTTTAGAATTTAGCAAAGTTTATGATTTACCAACTGCAAGTGTCCGAATTTTTTCTGCTTATGGCCCGGGTTTACGCCGTCAAGTCCTTTGGGATATTTGCCGACAAGCAATTTATCAACCCCTAGTTAAGTTACAAGGAACTGGCAAAGAAAGCCGTGATTTTATTCATGTACTCGACATTGCCAAAGCTTTATTAGTAGTAGCAACTTCTGCACCAATGCAAGGAGAAACATATAATTTTGCAAGTGGAAGAGAAGTTACAATTTCAGAACTAGCGGAGATGGTGTTTAAATCCTTAGACTACAAAGGTAGTGTTGAATTTGATGGAATCGTTCCTGTTGGAACCCCCATTAATTGGCAAGCTGATGTTACAAAATTAGGAAGTCTAGGAATAACCGATTTTTTATCTTTAGAACGGGGTGTCCGTGTTTATGCAAATTGGAGTTATGCAGAACTGTTGGGCATATAG
- a CDS encoding glycosyltransferase family 4 protein encodes MEKQNVLYFTSYPLDSNNGCGMALLNDIYQLSQIEDINLYVAVTCNESNQLETKIQLEKLKVKYYLTTRLTPSEKKENFLKEVVKIYKRLVYKIRSTFSFQNVTYYNFDRAKYVSEYLTELCEQLSIQVVIVEQLYSILWFKNFLKLKQKKIYLATDKEAEFFKALAPHNWFNYKSQFSIFISYLRLKSFEKKVCKLADKCIFMSEADIPKYLLANQKVSINSQILPPKIGGWRYTNSKTVFFAGNINFYFNFLAVKWLIYELSPRLLRLNNTIKIVITGTDFHNIPKDWTIENNVHIPGFIPKKQLEDLFETSDIFICPIDNDFSVKMKLVECVSYGMPFFATEPCLKALPYLSGLPILDINSPDEAAAYICDTLSRKEVLEQLSHRILEDAFNFANTRKDWWTKTVLDM; translated from the coding sequence ATGGAAAAGCAAAATGTTCTTTATTTCACAAGTTATCCTTTAGACTCTAATAATGGTTGTGGAATGGCACTTTTAAATGATATTTATCAATTATCTCAGATAGAAGACATCAACCTTTATGTTGCTGTTACTTGTAACGAAAGTAATCAATTAGAAACCAAAATACAATTAGAAAAGCTGAAAGTTAAATATTACTTAACTACTCGATTAACTCCTTCTGAAAAAAAAGAAAATTTCTTAAAAGAAGTAGTAAAAATATATAAAAGATTAGTGTATAAGATACGATCTACTTTTAGCTTTCAGAATGTAACGTACTACAATTTTGATCGAGCAAAATATGTTTCTGAATATTTAACTGAACTCTGCGAACAACTCTCGATTCAAGTTGTTATTGTTGAACAACTATATAGTATTTTATGGTTTAAAAATTTCCTGAAACTTAAACAAAAAAAGATATACCTTGCAACTGATAAAGAGGCAGAATTTTTTAAGGCTCTTGCTCCCCATAATTGGTTCAATTACAAATCTCAATTTAGCATTTTTATTAGTTATTTAAGACTTAAAAGTTTTGAAAAAAAAGTCTGTAAATTGGCTGATAAATGTATATTTATGTCCGAAGCAGATATTCCCAAATATTTACTAGCTAATCAAAAAGTATCGATCAATTCACAAATACTTCCGCCTAAAATCGGCGGCTGGCGTTATACAAATTCAAAGACAGTTTTCTTTGCTGGTAATATTAATTTTTATTTCAATTTTTTAGCTGTAAAATGGTTAATTTATGAATTATCTCCGAGATTATTAAGACTAAATAATACAATAAAAATTGTGATCACTGGTACAGATTTTCATAATATACCCAAAGATTGGACTATAGAAAATAACGTTCATATTCCTGGTTTTATTCCTAAAAAACAGCTTGAGGATTTGTTTGAGACTTCCGATATTTTTATATGTCCTATTGATAATGATTTTTCAGTAAAAATGAAATTAGTCGAATGTGTTTCTTATGGAATGCCTTTCTTTGCAACTGAGCCTTGTCTTAAAGCATTACCATATTTATCTGGCTTACCAATTTTAGATATTAATAGCCCTGACGAAGCAGCAGCTTATATTTGTGATACTTTATCGAGAAAAGAAGTCTTAGAGCAATTAAGTCACCGAATCTTAGAAGATGCTTTTAATTTTGCTAATACTCGAAAAGATTGGTGGACAAAAACTGTTTTAGATATGTAA
- a CDS encoding methyltransferase domain-containing protein, which translates to MNTEQLKLIVQKILPSPIHHWLKSQYNKVRLGSLQSLKPINSSWGFEQGKPIDRYYIENFLGRYSNDIHGHVLEIGDNYYTQQFGGDRVTKSDVLHVQDNPNATIIADLTDAGHIPSNTFDSFVLVQTLQLIYEVRLALLTTYRIMKPGGVVLATFPGITPLKDQEWNNCWCWNFTALSAQRLFEEVFPKENIQVETHGNALAATAFLQGLVVQDIPKGKLDYHDPRYEVTITVRAVKPDMR; encoded by the coding sequence ATGAACACAGAACAGTTAAAACTAATCGTCCAAAAGATATTACCATCTCCTATCCACCACTGGCTAAAGTCTCAATATAATAAGGTACGACTGGGTAGTCTGCAAAGCTTAAAACCTATAAATTCAAGTTGGGGTTTTGAACAAGGAAAACCAATTGACCGCTACTATATTGAGAATTTTTTGGGTCGCTATTCAAATGATATTCATGGGCACGTATTAGAAATTGGAGATAACTATTATACTCAGCAATTTGGAGGCGATCGCGTTACTAAAAGCGATGTATTGCACGTTCAAGATAACCCCAATGCAACAATCATCGCAGATTTAACAGATGCAGGACACATACCATCAAATACATTTGACAGCTTTGTTTTGGTTCAGACGCTTCAGCTAATTTACGAAGTGCGACTAGCGCTCTTAACAACCTACAGAATTATGAAACCAGGAGGTGTTGTTCTGGCTACATTTCCGGGAATCACACCACTCAAAGATCAGGAATGGAACAATTGCTGGTGTTGGAATTTTACAGCCCTATCTGCACAGCGGCTATTTGAGGAGGTTTTTCCTAAAGAGAATATTCAAGTCGAAACCCACGGAAATGCTTTGGCAGCCACAGCTTTTCTTCAAGGATTGGTAGTTCAAGATATACCCAAGGGAAAGCTAGATTATCATGACCCTAGGTACGAGGTAACTATCACCGTCAGAGCAGTGAAACCTGATATGAGGTGA
- a CDS encoding polysaccharide deacetylase family protein gives MKIPGSDKLQRTIRRLQKNLASSKGLILMYHRVAEVKLDPWSLCVTPQNFAEQLEVLQKYYQPLSLKQFAQAHRDGNIPDRAVVVTFDDGYADNLHYAKPILERYSIPATVFVSTGYIGKEREFWWDELERLLLQPGTLPEKLSLNINGSLCHWELGQAANYTEQDYQSDRTSKAWQAKPGSRMSFYYSIWQVLLPLAERECLKALNELVIWANAESTVRKTHRSLLPEEVCALGQEQLVEIGAHTVTHPFLSAQSTELQRYEIQQSKAALEEMLNCPVTSFSYPFGNYTPETLELTRTIGFDCACTTTEDIVWRQSNSFQLPRFGIENWNGEEFAKQLARWFHG, from the coding sequence ATGAAAATACCTGGAAGTGACAAATTGCAGCGAACAATTCGACGACTCCAGAAAAATTTAGCATCCTCTAAGGGGCTGATTTTGATGTACCATCGCGTCGCTGAGGTAAAATTAGACCCCTGGAGTCTGTGCGTAACTCCCCAAAACTTCGCCGAACAACTAGAAGTTTTGCAAAAATATTACCAACCCCTTAGCCTCAAGCAATTCGCGCAAGCGCATCGAGATGGCAATATTCCAGATCGGGCAGTAGTTGTCACATTTGACGATGGTTATGCAGACAATCTCCATTATGCCAAACCAATACTTGAGCGCTATAGCATTCCAGCCACGGTTTTCGTAAGTACTGGCTACATAGGGAAAGAGCGTGAGTTTTGGTGGGACGAGTTAGAAAGGCTACTTTTGCAACCAGGCACATTACCTGAGAAACTTTCTCTGAATATTAATGGTAGCCTTTGTCACTGGGAGCTAGGGCAAGCAGCCAATTACACTGAACAAGACTATCAAAGCGATCGCACTTCTAAAGCTTGGCAAGCTAAACCCGGTTCTCGAATGTCTTTCTATTACTCAATTTGGCAAGTATTACTACCTTTAGCGGAACGGGAATGTTTAAAAGCTCTAAACGAGTTAGTAATTTGGGCTAATGCCGAATCTACGGTACGCAAGACTCACCGCTCCCTTTTACCGGAAGAGGTGTGTGCTTTAGGACAAGAGCAATTAGTAGAAATTGGCGCTCACACAGTTACCCATCCATTTCTTTCAGCACAATCAACAGAATTACAAAGGTATGAAATCCAGCAAAGCAAAGCTGCTTTAGAGGAGATGCTCAATTGTCCCGTGACAAGTTTTTCCTATCCATTTGGTAATTACACTCCAGAAACCCTGGAACTGACTCGAACTATTGGATTTGATTGTGCTTGCACTACAACTGAAGACATTGTATGGCGACAGAGCAACAGTTTTCAATTGCCTCGCTTCGGGATTGAAAACTGGAATGGGGAAGAATTTGCCAAGCAATTAGCGAGGTGGTTTCATGGTTGA